The following proteins come from a genomic window of Bradyrhizobium paxllaeri:
- a CDS encoding protein-tyrosine phosphatase family protein, which produces MSRLHWIEMPGRLAIMARPRADDWLEVDITGWKTSGVDLVVSLLEREEVSELGLQRESELCRASGIEFISFPIPDRGVPEAERTLEVARSIADGIASGRSIAVHCRAGIGRSSIIAACAMICSGIEAEEALALIRAARGVIVPDTEEQRDWVVAFDKASRASPLRIA; this is translated from the coding sequence ATGTCCCGATTGCACTGGATAGAGATGCCAGGTCGGCTCGCCATTATGGCCCGTCCTCGCGCCGATGATTGGTTGGAGGTGGACATCACTGGATGGAAGACTTCGGGCGTCGATCTGGTCGTAAGTCTTCTCGAACGGGAGGAGGTCTCTGAACTTGGATTGCAGCGGGAATCCGAGCTTTGCCGGGCGAGCGGAATCGAGTTCATCTCTTTTCCGATTCCGGATCGTGGCGTGCCGGAAGCCGAGCGAACGTTGGAGGTGGCCCGTTCGATAGCTGACGGTATTGCCAGCGGTCGTTCGATTGCGGTTCACTGTCGGGCAGGGATTGGCCGATCGTCCATTATCGCTGCTTGCGCAATGATCTGTTCGGGTATTGAGGCCGAGGAAGCGCTTGCGTTGATCAGAGCGGCCCGCGGCGTGATCGTGCCGGACACCGAGGAGCAGCGTGACTGGGTTGTCGCCTTTGACAAAGCCAGCCGCGCGTCACCGCTGCGGATTGCATAG
- a CDS encoding DUF1737 domain-containing protein, with amino-acid sequence MSPKPPDDLPVYRLLTGRDDAAFCRRVSEAIELGYVLYGSPSLTFNGEYVVAAQAVVWPGS; translated from the coding sequence ATGTCTCCAAAACCGCCAGACGACCTGCCCGTCTATCGCCTCCTGACCGGCAGGGACGACGCGGCGTTCTGCCGGCGCGTTTCCGAAGCCATTGAGCTCGGATACGTGCTGTATGGCTCGCCTTCCCTGACATTCAACGGCGAATATGTCGTGGCCGCCCAGGCGGTGGTTTGGCCGGGCAGCTAA
- a CDS encoding PilZ domain-containing protein: protein MQDRRESVRDKVMYGGVAEIGERGATRECIVRNISDRGATIEFSNDVQLPKEQLSLRIARKGRSFLAKVIWWRDNFVGVAFRAESPAEPVSDIEERLRKSEIKKRQLQRQIDELLGER from the coding sequence ATGCAGGATCGACGCGAGAGCGTGCGCGATAAAGTGATGTATGGCGGCGTCGCCGAGATCGGCGAGCGTGGCGCGACGCGCGAATGCATCGTCCGCAACATCTCCGATCGCGGTGCGACCATCGAGTTCAGCAATGACGTCCAGTTGCCAAAGGAACAGCTCTCGCTGCGGATCGCGCGCAAGGGCCGCTCCTTCCTCGCCAAAGTGATCTGGTGGCGCGATAATTTCGTCGGGGTCGCATTCCGCGCGGAAAGCCCGGCCGAGCCGGTCTCCGATATCGAGGAGCGGCTGCGCAAAAGCGAGATCAAGAAGCGGCAACTCCAGCGCCAGATCGACGAACTGCTCGGCGAACGCTGA
- a CDS encoding lytic transglycosylase domain-containing protein has product MCLMIESAARESNLPLEFFARVIWQESRFQPGAVGPVTRSGERAQGIAQFMPGTANDRGLLDPFNPVQALPKSAEFLAELREQFGNLGLAAAAYNAGPRRVQEWLAGTGPMPQETRNYVLAITGSTVEDWARAGKGGKQPERIPASSCRALMALLKQAPNPFVAGLEERVKLAAAKQWGVQLAAGFSRDKALAMYGRAVSRLSSVIGNRDPSILTSRLRSRGPATFYQVRFGADTRGEADGLCNSIRKAGGACFVLRNRGVPG; this is encoded by the coding sequence ATGTGCCTGATGATTGAATCGGCGGCGCGGGAGTCGAACCTGCCGTTGGAATTTTTCGCGCGCGTGATCTGGCAGGAGAGCCGCTTTCAGCCGGGCGCGGTAGGGCCGGTGACGCGTAGCGGCGAGCGCGCGCAGGGCATTGCGCAATTCATGCCGGGCACCGCGAACGATCGCGGCCTGCTCGACCCCTTCAATCCGGTGCAGGCGCTGCCGAAGTCGGCGGAGTTCCTCGCCGAACTGCGCGAGCAGTTCGGCAATCTGGGGCTCGCGGCTGCCGCCTACAATGCCGGTCCGCGCCGGGTGCAGGAGTGGCTTGCCGGCACCGGTCCGATGCCGCAGGAGACGCGCAACTACGTGCTCGCCATTACCGGCTCCACGGTGGAAGATTGGGCAAGAGCGGGAAAGGGCGGCAAACAGCCCGAACGAATCCCGGCTTCGAGCTGCCGCGCATTGATGGCGCTCCTGAAACAGGCGCCCAATCCCTTCGTCGCCGGTCTGGAGGAGCGCGTGAAGCTCGCCGCCGCGAAGCAATGGGGCGTGCAGCTCGCCGCCGGCTTTTCCCGCGACAAGGCGCTCGCGATGTATGGACGCGCGGTCTCGCGCCTTTCGAGCGTGATTGGCAATCGCGACCCCTCTATCCTCACCTCGCGCCTGCGCAGCCGCGGCCCGGCCACGTTCTACCAGGTGCGCTTCGGCGCCGACACGCGCGGCGAAGCCGACGGCCTCTGCAACAGCATCCGCAAGGCGGGCGGTGCGTGTTTTGTGCTGAGGAATAGAGGCGTGCCGGGGTGA